The Lates calcarifer isolate ASB-BC8 linkage group LG7_2, TLL_Latcal_v3, whole genome shotgun sequence DNA window TCATTAGGACTATGGCTGACGTCAGTGCTGAAAACTAGCAGCCAGATGGCCCTGAGTTTCCCACTGTGCATCTGGGTTTACTCATATTTATAGATGCCTGTGATGAAACCCACCACactttgtttatgtttctgtcgCCTCCTTCTTCTCTATTTTCTCGTGTCTGTTTGCTTCACACACAAGAGCATCCACCACTGCAATCTAACCATTCACCAAAAATATCATGAGGTAAACTCTTTGGTCTGGACCCAAGATAAAGTCACATATAATCTTGTGTGACAggtctgcagcagcaaaaagctgtaaaactgaGTCTCAAACGATGATGTCCAAGTTCAAACTGCTTATGTAATAAACTGTAAAGTAGCAGGAGATGACTGATGAGCGAGTGTGGTGCAGCCATCTGCCCTCTGCTGAGGAAATGAAGGGGTTTTAATCTGAAATGAGATTTCCATCATTAGAGGAAAGATCTGGAGCAGAAAACAACACGACAGACCCAGACACTTGACGTCCATTCAGACTGGTCTGTCCACTGCAGCAGCCCAGTGAACATGTTTGAATGATATGGTGACTTAACAGTAAGGGTTAATGAGAAGTAGGCAGGTTGCATTTTGTTGACTTCTCAGTTTAACACAACTGCTTTAACCATCAAGTCATGGTtaaaaacaagatatttgaCATGACTTGGACTGTAGTGAGACTTGAATCAAGAATATGGAGGCTTCAGACCAAATGGCCTCCTCAAACTTTGAATATAGTTTATTTTTAGATGGCATGAAAGCTTGTCCCAGTCTAACAAGTATCACAAAGCAGTCGAGTGACGGAGACGTCAGGTACGGAGAGGAGGTCTAATCAGGTgcaataaatgaaaacagctggactgtggctttaaaataatctgttatCATCCAAACGAGCTTCACTCCGCTCTCTGTCTATGTCTGTTCAGAGCCAAGACCATCAAGAACACAGTGTCTGTGAACCTGGAGCTGACGGCCGAGGAGTGGAAGAAGAAATttgagaaggagaaagagaagaacaagAGCCTGAAAAACATCATCCAGAAGCTGGAGGCTGAACTCAACCGCTGGAGGAACGGTGAGAGGAAAAGATACAAGGAAAAACCAGAATGAATTGTCTTAGAGAGGTGTCGGGCCATTGTGAACCTCCAGAACCCCCTTTCATAAATTCATCAAGTTTCTGGAACTTAGTAAAATAGCATGTAATCCATGggtttattttaaaaacctgGATGGTTCTTTATATGAAACAAACATGGCCTGAGGTGTGAGAATGGGACTTTCCTGCAGACATTGCACTGAGAGTCATATGTAATTGTAGCTTAGCATCATGTTTGATCACAGAACACTGTTTATACATGTTTAGATTATATGTAAACAGATTATCAGGGGCATCATACTGCACCACACTTGCTCCCTCTCTTCTGAGACTGCAGTGTCTCCCTCACAGCATCCTTGCccttttttccatctctgttgCATGGTAACCACTGAAACCccgcccctctctctctctttcccttttcctctttgcattagtgtctctctccctcccttgagtcctctctatctctctctggccattgttttttatttttttaattccccTGTGGATGCTGATAACACTTCCCCTCCTTAGCAACAAAtcagctcagcagcagcctctAAAGCCAACGCTCTTTACACGTAAATGTAGTGAATGCACAAACAGAgaggtccacacacacacacacacacacacactagaacAGACACACATTATGCTGATGCAGTGTTTCTGACGTGAGTCAGCCTCTGGCTCCATGCCGAGCCGTTTAGACACAGCAGCACTTCACCTCCtcagtctctcctcctcctcatcttttcaTCTGCTGTTGGCTTTCATCAGTATTGAAGCGAACCTCAATTAAAAAGTCAATAATTATTGAAACACTAATTCTTTATCTGCTGAAGTCTGCTGCTAACAGgctgtgcacacacatttgGTTTTACAACACAGACAATATGAGGATATGATTTCACTGTAAATGCTCATCTGCACTATAAGTGATACAGGATATTGCATGATACATCATTTATTTTGACATGATCTGATGGAGTGTCTACTGCACATAGTTGTGTAAGATTAGAGTTTCAGAAACATTTGGATACAGACCCTGGCCTCCTAATCTGATGTTAGGAGGATGTGTGTGGGGCTGGTTTTCACAGATAGTCCAGCTCAGCCTGATGAAAGCAGCTGAGACTGAGAATTTTATAAAATGGCCACTGTACAGAGGATATAACCTTTATGTTTTGGCAACAACCTGGCCCTCCCTCTGGTGCCACCCTGTGGCcaaatgttatatttttctcacattttttttctccttaaatTTTCATCCATCCAACAATTCTTGGATGTAATGAGCACTGCAGCCTCACAGTGGGGCTTTTAGTTTTGTTGTAATTTCCCACAAAATATGgacaacagacacaacacaacaaaacatcttTGTTTGTTCCATTTTGAGATTAGGATTATCTTGTCAGATCAGCATATATTTATTGAACgatgagtgtgtgttacagggGAGAACGTTcctgaggaggagcagctgagctCTAAAGACCAGAAGAGCGTTGAGCCATACGACAACACTCCCATCATCGACAACCTGCTGCCAGCCGGAGGAGGCGTCTCCGTCTCCAGCAAGGAGCAGAGCAAGTACGAGGAGGACATCAGCAACCTGTACAAACAGCTGGACGACAAGGTGAGACTGACGAAGAGGCCGGGGTTCCTAATCCTAAAAAACAGCAGATGTATAggaatggaaataaaaacttCATGTGATTTCACTTCAAATAAGCTTGATAAGTCAGCCTGCAAGTCTGAAACAAATAGTGTGTTTCTGCATTGTTACTGACATGACTTTCAGACTCTAATAACTTACTTAATTTATTTCTACAGGATGATGAGATCAACCAACACAGCCAGCTGGCTGAGAAACTCAAGGAGCAGATGATGGATCAGGAGGAggtttgttctgtctgtttcatcaAACCAGAGAACCAAACCATACGTTTTTCCATGTGTTTACTGATGCTCTACTTCCTCCCCAGCTGTTGGCGTCAACGCGGCGCGATTACGAGAAGATCCAGGAGGAGCTGTGCCGGCTGCAGACGGAGAATGAGCTGGccaaggaggaggtgaaggaggtgCTGCAGGCCTTGGAGGAGCTGGCTGTCAACTACGACCAGAAGAGCCAAGAGGTGGAGGAGCGAGAGCAAACCAACCTGCAGCTGACCGAGGAGCTGCAACACAAAACGGTGGGTCAGCTGGTTTTAATTGTTTATATCCTGAATCAGAATGTTTTTAATCAGATCTTGAAAATTTTTCCAACTATTTCCCATTGTTAAATATGTGGCTGACAGAAGTTCTTTTAGTTTTGCTACAACACATGCTGTGAATGAAGAAATTAATATTATAAGGCATCAGGAACTTTGTAACTTTGTAATTTTACTTCTaccttttaaatatatttttatattttaactgttggtAAAAGTTTGctttgtgaagcactttgagctGTATATTGTTATGAAAGGTACTataaaagtttattattattttgcagaGTGCATTAATGAGTAAATCTGTGAATTTGAGTTAGGAAAATGCTTagagataaaatatataaataaataactgctAAGTGAGTTGCAGCAAATTTGTACTCATTGTTGCAGATACTGAAGCTGAACTAGATGTTTAGCAACTCATTTTTATTACTGTATTGGAATTTATCTTTAGAGTACTGgtgcaaaaacacactgacagttttatgtgtgttgtgGACAGGCGTTGCTGTCGGCGGTGCAGAGGGAGCTGGGTCAGTTGCAGGAGCTGAACGgcctgcagaggaagagagccGCCGAGGTCCTCAACCTGCTGCTGCGAGACCTCAGTGACATCGGCGCCATCATCGGCACCAGCGACGTCAAGGCCACTGTGGTGagggcagacacacacatacactgtctgcacacacgcacattatCTGCCACACTCACACCCTAacacccccctccacctctcAGTCCTCAGAGATGAAGGGGAACGGCTCGGCAGTGGAGGAGGAGTTCACTGTCGCTCGCCTCTACATCAGCAAGATGAAGTCTGAGGTCAAGTCATTGGTCAACCGCAGCAAGCAGCTGGAGAGCGCTCAGGCCGACGCCCACCGCAAGATCCAGGCCAATGAGAAGGAGCTGGCATCTTGTCAGCTGCTCATCTCCCAGGTAACCATCACCATGGCCACCATGGTTCATTGATCGTCACCCTGCAGTGAGCTGTAGGAGCAGCTCTGTCTTTTTTACTCTTAAAGTTTTAACATGATAAGACTTAAGCCTCAGTGTTCCCCTTAAATATCCCAAATTCCCCATAAGTTACTTATGAATACATCTTAACACACATCTTTTCTATTCGCTGTGCGCAGCACCAGGCCAAGATCAAGTCTCTGACGGACTACATGCAGAACATGGAGCAGAAGAAGAGGCAGCTGGAAGAGAGTCAGGATGCTCTGACTGAGGAGCTCGCCAAACTGCAGGCTCAGGGTCAGTacatgaaatgacaaactgcCACAAAAACCcttgaaaaacaaatttcttttttgtgtaaaGGCGTCATGGAGGAAGTGAGAATATCTAGACAGCCCATAACAGAAATATCCTATTctatatttgtttttacacaaagCAGCTTACAATTgtctaaatgtgtgtattttacctTTTTACTTTATTAACTTTGATTGataacatatattttaaactAAGTTTGCTTAACTAGATTCATCTTAATTTCTATGACATACACACAGGGGGAAGACAATATAGGAAAGACAATATAATCACGAATGTAAGTCAATTAGATATTAGAAACtaatttgtctttgttgtttcacagagaaaagacaCGAGATGTCCGgactggagaaggagaaggaggacatCAGCAGACTGGATGGAGGCGATGCGATCAAGGTGACCTAAAAACACTGCCGTCTGTTCACAGCAGGAAACTGCAGCAAGCAAATTATGTCAGTttgacacacatttacagtaaatgattgtgtttctaatgtgttctttcatctctgttctctagaaaacactggaggagcagctggagaacCACAGGGAGGCTCATCAGAAACAGCTCAGCCGCCTCCGAGACGAGATCGAAGACAAGCAGAGGATGCTGGATGAGCTGACAGAGTGAGGAAACAATCGCATGAAACAGCTGCTTAATATGCATAACTATTAATGACAAATTCAAACTCAAATACACTTTGTTTCAGATTTGGATTGAGCAACAGAACACAAAAACAGCCTTTTcaacaaaagacattttattattttgcactTGTCTCATGCACCATGAGGTGAAGTTACACAGCTTTTTATTAATTGCCACTTCTGTCTCACTTCACAGTCTAAACCAGGGTCTGTTACTGGAGCAGGAGAGACTCATGTCGGACTATGACAAACTGAAGGCTgaagagcaggagaaggatgCAAAGCTTCAGAAACTCATGTAAGTTCCAGTTAACACTTGCGTCTATCTGCACTGTTTTTGATTGATGCAGCAAAGCTTGAGCAGCTTAAGGTGTTCTGTAACTGTTACCACGTCTGTCTCCTGTCTAGGCTGCTGAATGAACAGCAGGAACAGGCAAGAGAGGACTTGAAGGGGCTGGAGGAGACTGTGGTGAGTCTTGCTGTCTGAAAGTTATCCAGTTTTGAGGTCTGACTTTGAGGTTTCAGACTTTTGTATGCTGTTTCTTTAAAGCTCAAACAAACATGTCCAAATGGGGTCACATGGTCATGACTACATGGGGAGAAATTAATAAACCTAAGTTGTTGTAATAGCTACCTTGGTCCACTGTGAGGTGCCCATGAGTCTTATTACATTCAACAAataatttgtctttgtttaaaaCACCAGCTCTATTGTTTCATTGTGAGATGAAACAGCACTGCTTACACGTTATGAGGATGTAGGTTTGATTTTTATAAGATTCAGTTACGAGTTCAGTCCTGGGCTGTGGGCTGAAGACTGAAAAGCTTTCTGAGAGACATTCCCAAAGCAAAGGGTATTTGGTGGTGTAATGGTTAAGTTTGTGACTGTAATGTCATGTCAGTATGGGAGTGCCTGGTTCACATCCACCCTGTTGCCAATAATTTAAGTATTGGAGTCTATTTTGAAGCCCAGCACTCAAAGCAAACACTCAAAGGCTCAATGAAATACACTTCAGATGTCTAACTAGATAGTGTGGATGGTTAAGAAGCTGGCTGGTACTTGTGTGGTTGTGAGTTCAAATCCTATGAGAATTTTTGACATCTAGCACCCAAAGTGAAGACTCGAAGGTTCTAAGAGCTGTGTTTTCTGAGTGTCTAGTCCAGTGGCGCACAGTGTTAGAGTGCTACCCTGATGTTTCAAGGTTGTGGGTTCAAAACTTGGTGAATTTTGAAAGCCAACACAAGGAGGAAAGACTTAAGAACTCGAAAGAACAAACCTCAACTGTCTGAGCTGATAGCTTAGGGAGTAAGACAACTGCTCTGAAGTTTAGAGGTTTGGGGTTCAATCCTCAGAGACTGCTGAGTTTTGATGCCCAGCactcaaagtaaacactgaaaggctcaaagaaatgtgtttcagcTGTCTGACAACATGGTGCACACTGCTAGAACACTGACTGGTGATCATGAGGTTGTGAGTTCAGTTCTTGGTTGAGGCAAAGAGTTTTTTGCTCGCTCACTTTATTGTGAGATAAAAGAGCCCGGGTgcaggatggtgtgtgtctCACCCTCTGTGGTTTTGGGGTAGTACTTCCTGAAGGCCTTGTCTTTAGGGGATGTTGGGGTAGAGGAAGCGCAGTGGGTTTTCCGGGATGTTCTCGGCGGCCGTCACCTTGTAGGTGCGGATGATGTTGGGCAGGGAGATGGCGCCCAGCTCCTTCTTGGTGTACGGCTCCACAGAGTGGAACACGGGCTTGTCTGGGTGGAGGAGCAAACAGTTTGTGTTATGTGCTGCTCATATTTGACTTATATCCACAGATGTTTAGATGTGTATAGAAACCGTACTGTGGACGTCGTGTTGGATCCAGGTGAAGGTGAtggctccctctctgctgctctcactgaacctgagcaggaagcacagccttctccctctcctctcctactgATGAAGCCCATGATGGAGCTGCGACACAGGGCAGAGGTTTATGGTCAAATCTCACACTCAccactgtgtctgctgcaggagaaccaGAGTGGCACTCACCCGTTGTtccagatggagaggaggtgtcGTTTAATCCTTCAATCCTCAGCCTGTCTTCCACACTTACTAACCATCATTATcactttcttcttgttctttcagGCCAAAGAGCTGCAGACTCTTCACAACCTCCGCAAACTCTTCGTTCTGGACCTCACCACACGGGTTAAGAAGGTACATCACCTTCCTCTGCTTGCTTGGTTCTGTTAAGCATCATCTCTCTGAAAATGCCAGTTTAACACTGAACCTGTGCTCTGACTATTGTTGTTAGAGTGCAGAGATGGACTGTGAGGAAGGGCTTGGCAACATCGCCCAGAAACAGAAGATCTCATTCCTGGAGAATAACTTGGAGCAGCTCACAAAAGTCCACAAGCAGGTAAAGTACCtaacatatactatatacagcatatgtaacattaatacaaaataagctGACGTTCTGTGAAGGAGActagtatttttcttttttctcagccagtgatggaagaagtcaaaatagcaatacagtaaaataaaaatacacctacTTCAATGAAAGCATTCTCTGCATAATTTACTATAAGCATCAAAAGTTTCaatggaaatactcaggtaggtacctcaaaattgtacaaAAAGTACAGTGCTTGAGTAAGTATAattactttccatcactgccCTCAGCTGGTTCGAGACAACGCAGACCTTCGCTGCGAGCTGCCCAAGCTGGAGAAGCGTCTTCGTGCCACAGCCGAGCGAGTCAAAGCCCTGGAGAATGCCCTGAAGGAGGCAAAGGAGAATGCCATGAGGGACCGCAAGCGCTACCAGCAGGAAGTTGACCGCATCAAGGAGGCTGTGCGAGCCAAGAACATGGCCAGGAGGGGATACTCTGCTCAGATTGGtgagattttcttttcacataCTTTATTTACTGAAGTACGTTTTGTATATAATGACtcaacaactgaaaaaagagaTTTAAGAGATGAATCATCGAATTTGAATAAGCATTTGCTTTTTGTGTCTCTCAGCAAAACCAATCCGTCCAGGCCACCATCCACTGTCATCCCCTATcagcagctgcatcagagctgGAAGCATCTACACCCACAACAACTAAAATCACAACAGCAAGTTAACCCTGTGCGTACAAGTTAGGATTTATGGTAtagatataaaaatatgtaagaGCAGCGTTTTCCTGCATCTTTCTAATGTTAActgcttattttcattttaatatcagGATTACAATGAAGTTTGTACACATGTCcatgtgtatataaatatataaaagatCTTACCTGTGAGTAGCACCAGGGGGCAGATATGACAAAGAACTTTTATATTTTACCGATGTATCCAATCATCAATGTCAGTATTTCAaatctaaaaacagaaatggcaAGGAATTATTGACTGTAATCACCCTGTTgaagctgtttttgttcttcctgCAGACAGACCATGAGCAACTCAAAGCATGCCAATCACCCCACCTGGAACCACAAGCCCCACCCCTCCTGTTGGAGCACCAGTAGGAGGCCATCACCACAGACTGTCATCGCTCGGAGGACCGAAACATACACAGTGCAAATACTGATATGAGatgtaaacacatttcatttgctgAATGTAGATATCAGAGGCCTCACTTATAACATGTTGTGTTTAGGTCCTAAATTACACTCCGGACTTTACATCGTTTGAAGTGTAACATTCATAAATGAGGCCCTGAATTTCTGAAGGATTACGACATGAATTAGAAGTTTAGCAGGAGACTTGTTgcatcattttgtttatgatCTATGAATGCGACGTATACATTTCTACAGCTTTCCGAAGCTTGAGGAGCCAGGCAGAACAGGTAGACCTGTAGATTTATAATTTAATCTTAAACCAGCATTAATacacttaaaggaatagtttgacattttgggaaacactcTTATTCGCTGTCTTGCCAAGAGTCTTGCCAAGaagggagggtggggtgggtggtTAACAGTCACAGCCACTGCAGCTAAAGCAGGACCTTTGAGGGTTTCTTGCCCTGATAAAGCTGAAGGTTACAGCAAGAGTTATAGTTGAGGTGGAAATGAAATTCAGTcactttatacatttaaaaacacacttgcaGCAAAAACATATCGACACACAGCTCATTAGACTGCTAGCAGGATTAGCTCACATGTTTCCCCCACCACTGAACATGCCCCTGATTGCATTTCTGTACTCACATCTTGTGCTATTTTCTGAGTTGTTGctcttttttgacattttcccaGTTATGGTTACCTCTCTGATCTCCCTACAGGTGACAATCATCACAAACGAAGCTTTAGAAATTATCTGATGACTCCTGCTAAAATATTGTCAGAGGGATTTGGAAAGTGAAAAAGCCTAAAATGACATTGGGTTCTGGCCTCTAAAGTCAGAAATAGAAACTCCAGACATCTTATTTTTTCAGCCTGTATTGTACTGGAGCTCTGCAGGGACACtgaccagccaatcagatgtTCCTCGGACTAAGAGAACAATACTACAGTCTAATTCATTTAAggccttttttaaatttctccCACATTATCTCAGGATGTAGAGTCTTGTAATGTTTTGCACTCAGTCTATAAAGTTCCTGATCATCAAGTCAGAATCACGATGGAGTCAGAATAGTGCATTTCTCTCAGTCCAACAAAAACACTAAAGTGGACAAATTTAGTCATTTTGTCTTGAAATTTGCCtccctctgattggctgaaatttgcctccctctgattggctgaaatttGCCtccttctgattggctgaaaagtctgtttttcaCTCTGCCACACCTTGTGCCTTTAGAAACATCTGGACCATCAGAATAACAGACTTCCACTAGTTTATCTTTGTTCAGCACCTTCAGAATTATGGAATTAacttatatttacatataaatgacCCTCAAAGatttaatatataataactTCCACTTCCTCAAAGCAAAAGGTTGTAGTCAATGAGACCCCTTCACCCTGTAATCAGATATATTAGTCTGTGCTGCTTTCCTTTGCGCTGCCAGCTGAGCATGTTTTTGAATGTACATTGTTATCTCGGTGGAGAGCGGTGATATCCTGGGCAACTTTTTAGGCAACAGAGCTTCAGAGTAGTTGCTTTGGTTGCCCCAGATGTTGCCAAAGAACATCACAACTCTGAGCCAGATTATCAGCTTCCTTATCTGACTTTTAATTGTTTGATTGTGGTTGTTTTGACTGAGCAGTCgcactgtacatgatgaataaatgaatgtaacTGCATGGACTAGAGCTTGTGTTAAAGGCATGCTCAGGGAGGACAAACTGAGGCAATTTGTATACACGATGCATTTACCTCATCATGATGTACATTTTGAGTttgcaaaatgtttgtttttttagttccCTTCCTTTCTTTTGGCTGTGGCATCATATCTCTGAATATACCTACAACAGATGCAATTAAAGCTAATAAAGATATATCTATTTaactttcattttgtctttttttgtcaaaataagAAGGCATGACTTCCAGATATCGTCATGATATAATCTTTAATCCCTTTACATATATTTCACACAGCGGCAAAATATTCTTTAGAAGTATTTATCTGAGTAACATCCAGATATATCTGGATTTCTAATATTCTAACATATATAACTATTTGTTAGGATTACACATATTTTTGTATCTGCCCTGTTTGTTAAAGGCTGGAATGATACATCACATTCAAACATACTTATTATGATAGGTAGTAATAATGATCATGTTAAAGCAGATGTGCCATATTTCACACCAATGCACTGTGAGTATTTTGTTATTAGCTGCTTCTTTCTTTTGATCATTTGTGTCACAGTTTGTGAAAATATTGTAATCATTTGGTCACATAGAGATTGTGT harbors:
- the LOC108873065 gene encoding kinesin heavy chain: MVDAAECGVRVMCRFRPLNEAEITRGDKYIPKFKEDDTVVITGKPYVFDRVLPPNTSQEQVYDQCAKQIVKDVLGGYNGTIFAYGQTSSGKTHTMEGKLHDPQLMGIIPRIAHDIFDHIYSMDENLEFHIKVSYFEIYLDKIRDLLDVSKTNLAVHEDKNRVPYVKGCTERFVSSPEEVMDVIDEGKANRHVAVTNMNEHSSRSHSIFLINIKQENIETEKKLSGKLYLVDLAGSEKVSKTGAEGAVLDEAKNINKSLSALGNVISALAEGTKTHVPYRDSKMTRILQDSLGGNCRTTIIICCSPSIYNEAETKSTLMFGQRAKTIKNTVSVNLELTAEEWKKKFEKEKEKNKSLKNIIQKLEAELNRWRNGENVPEEEQLSSKDQKSVEPYDNTPIIDNLLPAGGGVSVSSKEQSKYEEDISNLYKQLDDKDDEINQHSQLAEKLKEQMMDQEELLASTRRDYEKIQEELCRLQTENELAKEEVKEVLQALEELAVNYDQKSQEVEEREQTNLQLTEELQHKTALLSAVQRELGQLQELNGLQRKRAAEVLNLLLRDLSDIGAIIGTSDVKATVSSEMKGNGSAVEEEFTVARLYISKMKSEVKSLVNRSKQLESAQADAHRKIQANEKELASCQLLISQHQAKIKSLTDYMQNMEQKKRQLEESQDALTEELAKLQAQEKRHEMSGLEKEKEDISRLDGGDAIKKTLEEQLENHREAHQKQLSRLRDEIEDKQRMLDELTDLNQGLLLEQERLMSDYDKLKAEEQEKDAKLQKLMLLNEQQEQAREDLKGLEETVAKELQTLHNLRKLFVLDLTTRVKKSAEMDCEEGLGNIAQKQKISFLENNLEQLTKVHKQLVRDNADLRCELPKLEKRLRATAERVKALENALKEAKENAMRDRKRYQQEVDRIKEAVRAKNMARRGYSAQIAKPIRPGHHPLSSPISSCIRAGSIYTHNN